The Longimicrobium sp. genome includes a region encoding these proteins:
- a CDS encoding substrate-binding domain-containing protein, producing MLALALMLATGAGACARADARPARELRVCADPNNLPFSNRAGEGFENRIAQLVARDLGATVRYTWWPQRRGFFRETIRAGKCDVVIGVPTTLEMVAATRPYYRSSYVFISRRDRGLHLRSFDDPRLRTLKIGVQIVGDDGFNTPPVHALARRGVVGNLKGYTVFGDYAKPNPPAEIVDAVARREVDVAIVWGPLAGYFGRRAPAEMEITPVQPQIDPPFMPFVFDISMGTRRGDPLHGQLEAIIVRRRAEIDAILRDYGVPRVEGRRQ from the coding sequence GCCCTCGCGCTGATGCTGGCCACGGGCGCGGGAGCGTGCGCCCGCGCAGACGCCCGCCCCGCGCGGGAGCTGAGAGTCTGCGCCGATCCGAACAACCTGCCCTTCTCCAACCGGGCGGGGGAGGGGTTCGAGAACCGCATCGCCCAGCTGGTGGCGCGCGACCTGGGCGCCACGGTGCGCTACACCTGGTGGCCGCAGCGCCGCGGCTTCTTCCGCGAGACCATCCGCGCGGGGAAGTGCGACGTGGTGATCGGCGTTCCCACCACGCTGGAGATGGTGGCGGCCACGCGGCCGTACTATCGCTCGTCCTACGTCTTCATCTCCCGCAGGGACCGCGGTCTCCATCTCCGCTCGTTCGACGATCCCCGTCTCAGGACGCTGAAGATCGGGGTGCAGATCGTGGGCGACGACGGCTTCAACACGCCGCCGGTGCACGCGCTGGCGCGCCGCGGCGTGGTGGGCAACCTCAAGGGCTACACCGTCTTCGGCGACTACGCCAAGCCGAATCCTCCCGCGGAGATCGTCGACGCCGTCGCCCGCCGCGAGGTGGACGTGGCCATCGTGTGGGGGCCGCTCGCGGGGTACTTCGGCCGGCGCGCGCCGGCGGAGATGGAGATCACCCCGGTGCAGCCGCAGATCGATCCCCCGTTCATGCCCTTCGTGTTCGACATCTCCATGGGCACGCGCCGGGGCGACCCGCTGCACGGCCAGCTGGAAGCCATCATCGTCCGCCGGCGGGCGGAGATCGACGCCATTTTGCGCGACTACGGCGTGCCCCGCGTGGAAGGGAGGAGGCAGTGA